Within Nitrospira sp. MA-1, the genomic segment TAAAGTCCATCATGCGCTGAAGAGACTGTGGATTGATGTCTTTCAGTTGGGCAGCTACTGGTTCCAACGATTCCGGGGCTTCCATGATGAATTGGGGGGAAGCCGCTCCCATCAGTAGCCTGGGGTTGGCTATCATGACAATGATCGTCAGGAACAGAAGCTGAAGTCCAAACCTCCTAATGAACCTATGGGACTTGTGCAAACTATGTTGAATGGTATCAACACACAGGGGCTCGACGAGGGGAGTGAGGAAAGCTTGAGAAACTGGGTGGTTTTCCGATGACCTGGGTTCAAATCTGTGCATTCAGATGATCAAGAATGATGCGCGCGTCGGTGATGGGATCCGTGGTCATGGGCAACTGAGTTTGTTCGGTCACTTTAGTCAGGAGTCGTTGCGCGGCAGCTCTCACAGATACAGGTAAAGTCTTTTCTCCTTGGATCTGACGAAGGTGATGCATGGCATCTCCCTTCCAGGTCGGAAGATTTCGTTCCTCTGCCCAATGCTGCGAGGCCAGTGCCACGGCTCGTCGTGCGCACACTCTGGCCAAACCATCGTTCCCATCCTGGAGCCCCATGGCAGCCTTGGTAAGTTCGTATTCGATCTGTTCAGACCGATTCATGATTGCTGCTGCGCCGTGCGACCGGCGTAAAGTTCTTTTCTGGTCGCAATTCGATAAATGTGGACAATTTGCTCGTCCCGGTCGATGGAATAGAGAATGCGCCAGTCACCGACTGCATATTGGATGAGACCGGGGAGGTCGTCGTGCAGAGGTTCATGCCGAAGATTGGCAACATTGGAGGCCAGCCACTTGGTCTTATCCAACAAACGCTGAGCCATGCTCTGGTCGGTTGCTTGAAGGTCGTCCAGAACTGAGGGCAGATAGCTGACACGATACCAGGCCATGTTATGTCACCAGCGGATTCCGAGGCGTTCGGCGACGTTGTCTCCTGTCACCCGTTCCTTGGACTCCAAGACCTGTTTCAACTGCGCGCGCACCTTATCGTCAAGGGCCAGGCCAAGATCCGGATCGCCCAGCAGTTCACATAGCCGGTCGTCCACCATACTATTCACCAGTTCTTTGAATTCGTTCTGAGAGAGATCTGAAAGTTTCATTGTGAGGGCTTCCTTTGTGGGAATTACCGAGCATGTTATTGTTCAACACAATTGAAGAATGTTCTCCAATCCTCATTAAAAGCTTCCGGCCTCAACAACATCATCCAGGCTGTTAATGTCCAGCCAATGCCCGACGGTATAGAGAACCCTTATCGAATAATTTCTTCGTAATAATTCCTGGAACAGGGTTGCCATTCCAGCTTTCCTGTGAATCGGGTCGGCAAGAAGTTCGGTAAGGATTTCATGTAATTGCGCCACACCCTGAGCCGAGACTTTAAAGAATCCCATCCACACGCCATGAATCATGTTCGAAGGAACTGCCCTGCCTAATTGTTTGAGATGAATCTGGGCGTTAAAGGCTTTTCGGGAATTTGGAGCGGTGCATTCGGCAAATCCCCCAAGCCTGGTATAACTTGTTTTGCCTCGCCAGTCACTGTCCACAAAAATCACAAAGTCATCTTTTTCTTGAAGAAGCGCTTGCGGGATATAGGAATTGAATAGGACATCCCCATAGGAAATGATGATGTCTTGCTCGTGTTTGCCTTTTACCTGAAGCGCTTTGAAGAGCGAGTTTAATTCCCCGGTTGTGGCAAAGTCATTGTTATCCACGTAGGTCAGATTTACCAGATTCACGGCTTCTTTTTTATATCCTCGGACAACGGCAATGTTTTTGATTCCTACCGTGTTATAGGCGTCCACAATGTGTGATAAGATCGGAACTCCGCGAATGTTCACCATGGTTTTTGGTTTGTCTTCCGTCAGTTCCCCCAGCTCATCTCCACGGGAGGCGGCCAGGACGATGGCTGAAGCCCGGTCGGCGCTTTTCGGAAGGTAGCGTTGCTCGGCTTCCATGAGTTCAGCGGCACCTTGCAGACGAAAGATTTCTGAGACCGGCACAATGTGATCCTCAATTGATAATAGATTTTCTTGTTCCTTGAGGACGCGGGCCGTCGTTTGCATGGTGGCGACGGCGGCGCGGAGCATGTGGTTTGCCCAAATGACCATGGAAAAGCCATGCTGCCGGAACACATCGGTTGGAGTTGAGTAGTATTTTGTCGGCACAATCACCACGGGTGATCGATTGCTCCATTCCCGTTTGAATGCCAGAATTTCCTCAGGCACCGCCAGAGCACTGTGAATCAGGATCCCATCAGCCCCGGCCTGGCGATAGGCCTCAGCCCGGCGCAAGGCTTCAGCCAGTCCCCATCCGCAAATGAACGCTTCGACCCTGGCGATGATGCAGAAATCCGGATCTGATTGGGCATCTTTTCCGGCTTTAATTTTTCCACAAAATTCTTCCATGTCGGCCATGGGCTGCGTGTCACCCTTGAGAAAACTATTGGTCTTTGGAAACAACTTGTCTTCAATGCACACGGCCGCGATATGCCGCTGTTCCAATTTACGAATGAGACGCTGCATATTATTAAAGTTGCCGTAGCCAGTATCTCCATCAAGGAGAATCGGAATCCGAGCCGCGTCAGACATAAATTCCAGATTGTCCAGGACCTGAGTCCAACTTGCCTCGTTATTATCCCGCACGCCGAATTGAGCTGAAATGGAGAGACCGCTCGCCCAGATGCCATGGAATCCTGCTTCTTCCACGATCTTGGCGCTGAGCCCATTGTGGGCTTCACAGATAAACTCAAGCTGGGGAGACAAGAGGAGCTTTTTAAATTGCGTGGATTTTGAAGGCTGGTGTTCGCTTGGCATAATCAGTACATGTGACAGAGTTTCTGGTTGCTCAATGATGTACTGGAGTCTACATCAAGGGGAATCTTGATGCCAAACCTTTCCCGATCTGAAGGAAGGCGGGAATACCTTTGGCCTTGGCATCTGTTGCATGAACGTGTGGGCAGTCATGGGCCCAAAGCTTGTGACTGTGATTGAGGGTGGTGGAGCCATAAGATAAGGGCATAGCCACGAGACCATGCCCTTGTCCTATGGATAGTGAACGATTTATGGAGTGCGGCTGGTGATCTCAAGAAGATGATAGCCAAACTGGGTTTTGACAGGGCCGTGGACTTTGCCGAGTTCGCCGCTAAATACGACCGTATCAAATTCTTTGACCATTTGACCGGGGCCAAACTCGCCCAAGTCTCCACCTTGCTTGCCTGACGGACAGGTGGAATGTTCCTTAGCGGCGGCGGCAAAATCGCCTCCATTCTCAATTTGTGTTTTTAAGTTATTGCATGCTTCTTCTGTTGAAACCAAAATGTGACGGGCACGCGCTTTTGCCATGAGCATTCTCCTTTTAGGCTAAAAATTTGAACAATAGCCTTTTTCCCATGATTGACCAGTCGAGGTCAAATTTCATGAGAATCTATCTATGAAACCAGTGAAATCTCCGGATCCTGAAGCCTTTGGTAGAAGCGCGAATGTGCCGGTATTCAGGAATGAGTCGGATGGACGAGGCCCGGTCAACGTGTGAGACTGAAGGCCGGTGAAAGGGGGAAAAAGCCTTAGGAGAAGAGCACGGGATGTGAAAGAACAGTAGGCAATGATTGAGTAGATAGTATTAGTTGTCGGGATTCATGGCCAGATAATCACAAATGAAATCCAAAACCAATTCATCAAAATTGTTGAAAATGGTTTTGACCCCACCCGCCGTCACGACGCCTTGTTCCCAGGTAATCGCATGTCCCGTGGAGGAGTTATGGACAAGGGCCACCAGTTGGTGGACTTCAAGATCGATTCGACAGGCATAGCGTTTGGGACCTAAGGGAAGGGCCGCCATATTGACATATAAATAGGGCTCTCCGGGCAATTTGGCGGCTTCGAGTTCTTTGACAAGGCGAATACCCGCGGTTTGTAGTTGTGCCTCCACGCGTTTTCGCACCTCACTTCGGTTTAATACCCCTCTCAGTTCCGGTCCCAAGTCCTCGACGACCACATAAATGCCATGTATCCCTTTTAGTGATTCATTCCTCAGCATAGAATTATCAACCTCTCCATCAATTCGTTAAGCCAATAGCATGTGCTCTTCGTGTGCTAAGGGATTGTAGACTTATTCACTTAGGCTTGTCCTCTTTCGCCTTCCGTAAATAATCACCAAGTATGCCCCGGCTGTGTTCATCATCGTGGCAGTAGACGCAGAGGTTTTCCCAATTCGATCCGTCCGGGGGATTGTTATGGTGATTGCCGTCCTTGTGGTGCACCGTGAGGAGGTGTCTGGTCTTGAGGTCAAATTCTCTGGCGCATTTGGCACAAATGAGCCCGTGAATCTTGAGTGACTGTTCCCGATAGGAGCTGTTGCTCGAGGAGGAAGCCTTGGGTCGCAGTCCTTTGAGGAGTTCGTCAATGGGTTTGTCGACTGCGGGTTTTTGAAGCCGTCGCAGTTTATTCCGACCCCGGTAGGCATTCCCCATGATGTGCGTCCTTTCAAGTGATGGCGTGGATGATCTGTCGCCAGCGATGAATAGCCGCGTAAATCCAATGCCAGGATTCTCAAAGTTTTCCCGGTCTTTGTCAATGCAATTTGAAAGGAGACCGTTGAGTCTGGCTGATGTGTCGACGATCGTTGAATGCAGCCTTCGAAATGTTTGGGGAAGAATCGTGTGGTGTGAGGTCTGCGAGTACTATGAGTTTGGTGCTATTATGATGATGAGTTCTACCGAGAAGATTCGTCTGATCATTCCTTTTAAAGGCACCTGCTTTGAGGCGGGTGCTCTCACCAGGAGGGTGTCATGTTTGGTCCTATTACGCTTCCCTTTGGGGCGAAAATGTTGTTCAACACCGTCAAGCTGAAGCCCGGCATTACCTTCGATCAGGTGGAGTTGGCCGTGGGAGAAATGTGCATGGTCGTCAAGGAAAACTATGGCGGTGATAAAGGGGGCTTCATCGCCGGGCAGGTGTTCAAGTTTTCCGGGTTCGTTTCTGAGGAAGGGTCCCTTAGCGAATCAAAAACCGCAGATGACCATTACGCGATTGTGACCTATTGGAGTTCATTTGAGGATCACGAGAAATCTCATGCCGATGAACTGTTCAATAAGACATTCGCTGCTTTGGCTACGATGTGTTCTGAGACGAAAGAACTTGGCTACGATATGCTATGGCAGGGTGCGGCGAAGACTTCATAATATTTTCGACCTAAGGGGAGGCCCGTCACCCACCTGGCCCGGAGTCGGCCAGTCGGCGGCTGGGGAAATGGGTTCCTCATAAAATAAAACAGTGCAGCGCGATATCGAATCCTCTCCTAATTCAGGCATTCCCACAGCATTTTTTATACTTTTTCCCGCTGCCGCAGGGGCACGGATCGTTCCGTCCAATCTTGGCCTCGGTACGAACGACCGTTCGAACTCCAGGACTTTTGCCGTCGGAGAAATACCAGGTTCCCTCATGTTTCCGAAACTCGGCGAGTTCATGATGGATTTGAGGGCCTTCCTCTGTTTCAAATGTGGCCTTGAATTCGACGAGGCCCGTTTCATCGTTTAGTCCACCCTGTTGCGTTGCGAGAATTTCTAACCCCGCCCACTTCGTTGTTTCCGCCCACTTGCGATTGGCTTCAAGGTCGATGTCGTGTTTGGTTTTGGGGTCATGAGTCTTTTCAATAAAATCCATCTGGACTTGGGTATAGGCCGAATATCTGGCCCGCATGAGTTGCTCGGCCGTTTCGGCCTGTTTCACTCCGGTGATGAAAGGATCACAGCATTGCTTAAAGGTCTTTCCACTCTGACACGGACACTGCATATGCGACTCCTTTTCTAAGTGCATGCAAATGGTGATGGAATCTTGTACGTCGGGAGTGCCGGAAAAGTCAAAATGCTCCGCATATAATTTTTCTCGAAAAGTATGGGTGGGTCCGGTGAGCTGTCTTCCCACGCCCTATCTCTGCTCGCCCCCCCCCTCTGAATCGCTGGTCTATCTATATGGGGTAAGCCATGCTCGGGGGATATGGAAAAATATCCCGTACCCACCCAGATGGCGAGCATGGATTTTTTGGCGGGCAACCGGCTCAATAGCCCTTGGTGCCTGCAGACCGGTCATTTCTCTCTATTAATAAAGTGTAGGATTATGATTGGGCCGAAAGCCCGATGAGGGAAATGGGAAATGTGTGGAAGTTATTTGTCAGTTGAGTTAGGCTTTTTGCACATCTTATGACGTAGCTCCGTATGGAAAGTAGCGTTGAGTGAAAACGATGAAGTGGCATAGGAATTTGAGCAGGCTGCACTTGGTCATTCGCAGCAGTAATAATTTCATGATTGGCTTTATCCCAAAATTCATTCATGGGCTCCGGAGGAACGAACATGAAAATGTACAACCGAATGCTCCTTGCGTGCATAATCATCCTGATGCTCGCATTCATTGCAACACTGAGCTATGGGGCGGAGACGGTCCGGGTCAGTGTCAGCTCTGGAAATCTACAGGCCAATAATACGAGTTTTCGTCCAGACCTTAATGAGAATGGCAGACTGGTTTCCTACTATTCCTCCGCAACCAATCTGGTGCCCGGTGATACCAATGGGGTACGGGATATATTCGTGTACGATCGGCAAACCCAACAAAACACGCGCATAAGTGTGGCGACGGGCGGAAACCAGGCCAATGGCGAGAGCCTTGACCCCGCCATCAGTGCCAATGGACGTTATGTGGCATTTCGATCGGCCGCCACGAACCTTGTCCCGGGAGATACCAATGGGGCTATTGATGTGTTCGTCCACGATCGGCAGACGGGCATGACGAGCCGGGTTAGTGTGGCGACGGGCGGGGGCCAGTCCAATAACAATAGTTTCACTCCATCCTTGAGTGCTGACGGCAGATTCGTGGCGTTCCACTCCTTTGCGACTAACTTGGTGCCGGGGGACACCAATAGAGTCTTGGATGTGTTCGTTCATGATCGGCAAACAGGGGCGACCACCCGCGTGAGTGTGGCCACAGGTGCCATCCAGGGGAATAATACCAGTCGAGCGGGATTTCTCAGTGCGAATGGTCGCTTGGTTGCGTTTGAATCCGATGCGACGAATCTGGTCCCTGGGGACACCAATGGTGTGCGAGATATGTTTGTTCACGATCGACAAACCGGGGTGACGACGCGTGTGAGTGTCGCCACAGGCGGAGGACAGGTAGATGGTGCGAGTGTGGATGCCGAATTGAGTGCGGATGGTCGCTATGTGACATTTCAGTCGGATGCGACGAATCTGGTCGCTGGCGATACCAATGGAGTGGGGGATGTGTTTGTCCATGACCGTCAAACAACCACGACCACGCGCGTGAGTGTGGCAAGTGGTGGTCTCCAAGGGGGTGGAGAGAGTTCAGAGGGGACCATCAGCGGGGATGGACGATTTGTCGCATTTCTTTCTTTTGCCACGAATCTCGTTCCTGGCGATACCAATGGCGAAGGTGATGTGTTTGTGCATGATCGTCAGACCAACACCACCACCAGGATGAGTGTGACGACTGGTGGGGTGCAAGGCAATGACTTTAGTTGTAATCCTGCCATCAGTCAGGATGGTCGGATAGTCGGATTGTTTTCCGATTCAACCAATCTTGTCCCTGGTGACACGAATGGACTCCGGGATATTTTCATTCATAACCGCACGACGGACTTTGATTTGGATGGGGATGGCAAGGCGGACATCGTGTGGCGCCATACGATTACCGGGGCGACGGCCATTTGGTTGATGAATGGGACGACCATTGCTTCCCCACGTTTTCCAGGAGGAGTTTCTGCGGTTTGGGAAATTGTCGGTATCGGCGATGTAAATGCCGATGGCAAGGCTGATGTCATTTGGCGCAATAGCACCAGTGGCACGGTTGCCGTGTGGTTAATGAATGGGCATATCATCACCTCAGTCGGCTTCCCGGGCACCGTCCCCACTGGTTGGGTGCTTGAGCAAATTGGAGATGTGGATGGGAATGGCACGGCAGACCTCATTTGGCAAAACACCAATAGCACGGTGGTCGTCGTGTGGCTGATGAATGGAGCAACCATTGCTTCATCCAAATCCCTCGGCGGTGTCCCGGGTGTGTGGAAGATTGTCGGATTGGGTGATGTCAATGCCGATCGCAAAACCGATATTATCTGGTGGAATAGTACCAGCGGGGCGGTGGCCATATGGTTAATGAACGGGCTTACGGTCCAGTCGATCGGAGTCCCAGGTAGTGCGATTTTGGCCTTTGAGGTAGCCGGGGTGGGGGATGTCGATGGTAACGGGACAGCTGATTTGATCTGGCGCAATACCGGCAGCGGTGCGCTGGCTTTCTGGTTGATGAATGGACTCACCATTGGGAACACGGGTTCCTTGGCGGGTAAGGTCTTGGAATGGGAGATTGCCCAGGTTAGTGATCGGGATGGTAGCGGGAAAGACGATATTACCTGGTTCAATACCAATTCAGGTGAGGTCGAAATATGGCTGATGAATGGAGTTACGGTTGGTTCAACAGGTTCTCCAGGCACCACCTCTCCGAGTTGGGAGATTCAATAGGAATGAACTCAACCAATGCCCCAAGGAGCAAATAAAGTTATAGGACTGGCTAAAGACCGGTGAAAGGAGGTTTCTTAACTAACTGGGGCCTGCTGGAGGAATCCCACTTGGAACAATAGAAATACGAATGGTCGACCATGATGTGGAAGTGCAACGGGGGCCTGGTTTTGCCAAAGACCAGCCCCCTTCCTTTGTCCAACTATGGAAGAGCATCGTATCCAAAGAATCAGGTTGTCCATGGCAAAATGATGCCAACAATTGTGAAAAAATGTAAAAAATTAAACTCATATTTTGAGAGGTGGCAACATCACCTTTATCCGGTAGGAACAGCTTTGCGAAATGATGTTCCATAATCTGTCGGGTTCAATCATGGGGGAAAGGACAGGACCTATCCCATTTTGCGAATCATTGTCTAGATATTTCTTTCATTTTGGCAGCTTATCCGTCTATGACATTCCGGCGTCCAATCTGTTGAAATGAAAATCAATCCGAATCTTCCTCATAGGATGAGCAAATGTAATCTTGCAGGAATAAAAGGAGCAAAAGCCTTATTGTGCCACATTCCCGAAAAAATGAAATTGCCAAGTTTCTGGCGGACTTGCTGGATCGGCGTTATTCGATTCCGGGGACTTCAATCCGGATTGGCTTGGATCCCATCATTGGTCTGATTCCTTATGTGGGTGATGCCATCGTGAGTGTCGCCGGGGCATTCATTCTTATCGTGGCTGCTCAATCGCAGCTTCCCAAAATCGTCTTGATCCGCATGAGTCTCAATATTGCGATCAACGGCATGATCGGGGCTATTCCCATTCTCGGTGATCTGTTTTCTATCTGGTTTAAAAGTAATGTCAGAAACCTTGACCTGTTGGAGCGATATTCCGCTAGGGATCGCCGTCTCTCAACTGTGGGGGATTGGGCTTTCGTGGTGAGCCTTTTGTTAGGAATCGCTTTCGTGGTCGTGGGTACGGTCGTGGGGATTATCTGGCTTCTCAGACATGTCTGGGAATTTTTACAGGGAATACAATAAACATTCTAATTATTGAGATTGACCTCAAGCCGCATTCCCAATACCAGAGCGTTATTCCTGCCGGGAACCGTTCCGGGATTAATGACGTATTGAAAATCCGGTTGAATGACGAGGTTTTGATTCACAAAGATGGAATGTGTCAATTCCAACGTGATCTCCGTACTCTCAACCGTTCGTCCTGCCCGCCGTTGAGACTGTTTATATTCATGGCTATTCACTGCCGCGGCCAATCCAATCGCGGTTCGATCAATGGTTCGTTCCGGGATTAATCCCTTATAAATGAACCCGCCGCCATAATACTGGGCAATGCGGTTCACATTGGGATCAGCCATTCCGGCTCGACCAAAGAGAGTCAGTCCCTGATCGTTGTCGTCCTTTTCATGAAACACATCATATTCCGCTAACCCATATATGCCGAAGGTGCCATCTTGCGTCACAGGTTTTCCCGAACTATTGACCTTGTTAAGTTGATCCACAGAAGTAGTGTATCCCCAGAATCCGAGAGCAACTTTTGCTTCATAGACGAGAGGAGCGGATCTTCCAATCCGGCGGAAGGTCAGGCGCCGAGGGAGCTCTTCAACAGTTTTTTCCTTTGTTTGTGTTAAATCAGCCGTGCTGTATTTGTAATATGCCAATTCCATGGAACCGAACAGGCCATCATCTTTTCTTAAGCGAACGTGAGTGCCTCGAGCATCATTGGGATCCCCCGGTACGCCATCGGCAACCACGGCGCGAACCATGAGCGAATCGGTGAGGATGGCTTGCGTCCTGATTCCCAGAGAGGTCGCAGGAAAGGTGGACAGGTTGTTTCTTCCACCAGCTCCAAGTTCCGCTCCGGTCCCGAAGGAGCTATTCAGGAAAAGTGTCGACGCGGAGACGATGACATCAAATTCGGAGGTGATATCATACAGGCCGGCAAGCAGAGAAAAGCGCTCAAAAAGATTATGCTGATACCAGGCTTCAAACAGTTTCCATGTATTTGGTGCCGCAATGTTGCTCACGCCTTGGATGTCACCGACATTTTTGCTTGGATCGCCCCCATATAAGCCCAAGCCATACAGAAAAACCGTGCCCCTCCAATTAGGCATTAATTTTTTTATATCGACGGTGAGCAAAAGATCCAGATCCCCGGCGAGAGCGGTCTTTCGATGAATGCCGCCGGAAACATTGGAGAGGATATCCATGGTATTGGTGGCTTCCAGGAGGAGCCCCTGATCCTTTAAACTTTTTCGGACAGCCTTTGGTTTTTCGATGATCTTTTCCATTTGCTCAACCGCCCGACTTTCTTCAGAATGGGCTAACAGGGGAATCAACAGTACCAATAGAAATAGCCCAGAAAGAAGGAGGAGAATTTTTCTAGATCGACTGAATTTCATTCTGTGGAATGATACTCCCATCTTCCTGGGACAAGGATTGTAGCCGGGGAAGCCGCCTCCTTCTGAGGGTTACAACTTTTGGCTCATACCATGGATTGCTTTCATCCATTTCTTACGGCTAGATAAAGCACTTCTTTCCAATGCGCATGTTCGTCAGAGGCGAGTGTGTCCCTGAAAGTCAGATCATGATAGGTATTTCCCGGTGCAAATTCATGCCTTTGGGTGCAATGAGTTCGTTGACTATTGTTGGGAAGAACAGTTTTGCAAGCAACAAGCCTAGCAAGCACCTTCCTTATGTCAATGAGCGAGACATTGTTCTTTCATTGCGATCAATCAGGCTGCATTGCAGAAAAAAGGTGTTAAATCCTGTATGGCCCGATACCGGTTTCCTTTTCCCAAGCGCTATCCCTTCCCATTCTTCTGTTTACCCAGTTTCGTGAGATTAGTGATCCAGGTGTTTGGTGATTAAATCTCGGTTCCGTTGATTCAGGGCAGACGGTCCACCCGTATCAACCTCGCTGGCTCGAAGCGTATCCATGAAATCCCGCCGATAAGCCTTAAAAAGAACGTGGTCCCACCCTATCCCTTTTTATAAATTGGAATCTTCCATACTTG encodes:
- a CDS encoding type II toxin-antitoxin system mRNA interferase toxin, RelE/StbE family gives rise to the protein MAWYRVSYLPSVLDDLQATDQSMAQRLLDKTKWLASNVANLRHEPLHDDLPGLIQYAVGDWRILYSIDRDEQIVHIYRIATRKELYAGRTAQQQS
- the aepX gene encoding phosphoenolpyruvate mutase; the encoded protein is MPSEHQPSKSTQFKKLLLSPQLEFICEAHNGLSAKIVEEAGFHGIWASGLSISAQFGVRDNNEASWTQVLDNLEFMSDAARIPILLDGDTGYGNFNNMQRLIRKLEQRHIAAVCIEDKLFPKTNSFLKGDTQPMADMEEFCGKIKAGKDAQSDPDFCIIARVEAFICGWGLAEALRRAEAYRQAGADGILIHSALAVPEEILAFKREWSNRSPVVIVPTKYYSTPTDVFRQHGFSMVIWANHMLRAAVATMQTTARVLKEQENLLSIEDHIVPVSEIFRLQGAAELMEAEQRYLPKSADRASAIVLAASRGDELGELTEDKPKTMVNIRGVPILSHIVDAYNTVGIKNIAVVRGYKKEAVNLVNLTYVDNNDFATTGELNSLFKALQVKGKHEQDIIISYGDVLFNSYIPQALLQEKDDFVIFVDSDWRGKTSYTRLGGFAECTAPNSRKAFNAQIHLKQLGRAVPSNMIHGVWMGFFKVSAQGVAQLHEILTELLADPIHRKAGMATLFQELLRRNYSIRVLYTVGHWLDINSLDDVVEAGSF
- a CDS encoding peptidylprolyl isomerase — its product is MAKARARHILVSTEEACNNLKTQIENGGDFAAAAKEHSTCPSGKQGGDLGEFGPGQMVKEFDTVVFSGELGKVHGPVKTQFGYHLLEITSRTP
- a CDS encoding YajD family HNH nuclease, yielding MGNAYRGRNKLRRLQKPAVDKPIDELLKGLRPKASSSSNSSYREQSLKIHGLICAKCAREFDLKTRHLLTVHHKDGNHHNNPPDGSNWENLCVYCHDDEHSRGILGDYLRKAKEDKPK
- a CDS encoding YchJ family protein, yielding MQCPCQSGKTFKQCCDPFITGVKQAETAEQLMRARYSAYTQVQMDFIEKTHDPKTKHDIDLEANRKWAETTKWAGLEILATQQGGLNDETGLVEFKATFETEEGPQIHHELAEFRKHEGTWYFSDGKSPGVRTVVRTEAKIGRNDPCPCGSGKKYKKCCGNA
- a CDS encoding FG-GAP-like repeat-containing protein, with protein sequence MKMYNRMLLACIIILMLAFIATLSYGAETVRVSVSSGNLQANNTSFRPDLNENGRLVSYYSSATNLVPGDTNGVRDIFVYDRQTQQNTRISVATGGNQANGESLDPAISANGRYVAFRSAATNLVPGDTNGAIDVFVHDRQTGMTSRVSVATGGGQSNNNSFTPSLSADGRFVAFHSFATNLVPGDTNRVLDVFVHDRQTGATTRVSVATGAIQGNNTSRAGFLSANGRLVAFESDATNLVPGDTNGVRDMFVHDRQTGVTTRVSVATGGGQVDGASVDAELSADGRYVTFQSDATNLVAGDTNGVGDVFVHDRQTTTTTRVSVASGGLQGGGESSEGTISGDGRFVAFLSFATNLVPGDTNGEGDVFVHDRQTNTTTRMSVTTGGVQGNDFSCNPAISQDGRIVGLFSDSTNLVPGDTNGLRDIFIHNRTTDFDLDGDGKADIVWRHTITGATAIWLMNGTTIASPRFPGGVSAVWEIVGIGDVNADGKADVIWRNSTSGTVAVWLMNGHIITSVGFPGTVPTGWVLEQIGDVDGNGTADLIWQNTNSTVVVVWLMNGATIASSKSLGGVPGVWKIVGLGDVNADRKTDIIWWNSTSGAVAIWLMNGLTVQSIGVPGSAILAFEVAGVGDVDGNGTADLIWRNTGSGALAFWLMNGLTIGNTGSLAGKVLEWEIAQVSDRDGSGKDDITWFNTNSGEVEIWLMNGVTVGSTGSPGTTSPSWEIQ
- a CDS encoding DUF4112 domain-containing protein encodes the protein MPHSRKNEIAKFLADLLDRRYSIPGTSIRIGLDPIIGLIPYVGDAIVSVAGAFILIVAAQSQLPKIVLIRMSLNIAINGMIGAIPILGDLFSIWFKSNVRNLDLLERYSARDRRLSTVGDWAFVVSLLLGIAFVVVGTVVGIIWLLRHVWEFLQGIQ
- a CDS encoding carbohydrate porin; translated protein: MKFSRSRKILLLLSGLFLLVLLIPLLAHSEESRAVEQMEKIIEKPKAVRKSLKDQGLLLEATNTMDILSNVSGGIHRKTALAGDLDLLLTVDIKKLMPNWRGTVFLYGLGLYGGDPSKNVGDIQGVSNIAAPNTWKLFEAWYQHNLFERFSLLAGLYDITSEFDVIVSASTLFLNSSFGTGAELGAGGRNNLSTFPATSLGIRTQAILTDSLMVRAVVADGVPGDPNDARGTHVRLRKDDGLFGSMELAYYKYSTADLTQTKEKTVEELPRRLTFRRIGRSAPLVYEAKVALGFWGYTTSVDQLNKVNSSGKPVTQDGTFGIYGLAEYDVFHEKDDNDQGLTLFGRAGMADPNVNRIAQYYGGGFIYKGLIPERTIDRTAIGLAAAVNSHEYKQSQRRAGRTVESTEITLELTHSIFVNQNLVIQPDFQYVINPGTVPGRNNALVLGMRLEVNLNN